One Amorphoplanes digitatis genomic window carries:
- the rbfA gene encoding 30S ribosome-binding factor RbfA has product MSDPAKTRRHAERIRELVASLVREIKDPRLGMVTITDARITGDLRDAHVYYTVLGDQTEQAATAAALESAKGMLRTRVGHALGLRHSPSLTFVLDNVLDHAKEIDDLLAAARHRDEEVQRLAAGKQYAGDPDPYKVDEEDLEDADERVGAREDQG; this is encoded by the coding sequence ATGTCAGATCCGGCCAAGACGCGTCGGCACGCGGAGCGCATCCGCGAGCTGGTGGCATCGCTGGTACGCGAGATCAAGGATCCCCGGCTCGGCATGGTGACGATCACCGACGCCCGGATCACGGGCGACCTCCGCGACGCGCACGTGTACTACACCGTGCTCGGTGACCAGACCGAGCAGGCCGCCACCGCGGCGGCGCTGGAGAGCGCCAAGGGCATGCTCCGCACCCGGGTCGGCCACGCCCTGGGGCTGCGGCACTCGCCGAGCCTGACCTTCGTGCTGGACAACGTCCTGGACCACGCCAAGGAGATCGACGATCTGCTGGCCGCGGCCCGGCACCGCGACGAAGAGGTGCAGCGGCTCGCCGCCGGCAAGCAGTACGCCGGCGACCCGGACCCGTACAAGGTCGACGAGGAGGACCTGGAGGACGCCGACGAGCGGGTCGGCGCCCGCGAGGATCAGGGGTGA
- a CDS encoding YlxR family protein produces the protein MPQRPEADRIRERPVRGVDFRVAGPTRTCVGCRSRVPASDLLRFVAVGAEGNLRLQPDPSRRLPGRGAHLHPDPACFAQAERRRAFGRALRLTGVADTGLLAEHIRAVSIPRGTTDDGAVSAPSMSSKVGRPR, from the coding sequence ATGCCGCAGAGACCGGAAGCTGACCGGATACGCGAGCGTCCGGTACGGGGGGTAGACTTTCGGGTGGCCGGTCCGACACGAACCTGTGTTGGGTGTCGCTCACGCGTGCCGGCCTCCGATTTACTGCGGTTCGTCGCGGTCGGGGCGGAGGGCAACCTCCGGCTCCAGCCCGATCCGAGTCGCCGACTGCCGGGTCGGGGAGCGCATCTGCATCCTGATCCGGCCTGCTTCGCGCAGGCGGAGCGGCGCCGTGCCTTCGGGCGCGCGCTGCGACTAACCGGTGTTGCTGACACCGGATTGCTTGCCGAACACATCCGCGCGGTCTCCATTCCGCGTGGAACAACCGATGATGGAGCGGTAAGTGCCCCATCCATGTCCAGCAAGGTAGGACGACCCAGATGA
- the infB gene encoding translation initiation factor IF-2, translating to MPGKARVHELAKELGVDSKTVLAKLKEMGEFVKSASSTVEAPVARRLRGALDAQGGGAPAAPAAAAPSAPSAPSAPRATPSTARPQPPRRPAAAPAEGAPTSAPTSPAPSPGSMVRPKPPVPVRPSPTPGPVAKPASAHDIEVAAAEARASALKAEQEAAVKAAQAARQRDTERRAQQPPADGTSRPRPPGPGTVPPRPGSPAATRPGAPGAPTTGRPGPGGAPRPPARSPGNNPFGVSGGAQRPTPSAMPRPNQPGMPPRPSPASMPPRPSPASMPAQRPAGPGGGRGGPGGGAGRPGGPGGGRGGPGGGAGGGFRPGGAGGAGGGGGYRGGPGGGAGGGGGYRGGPGGGGGGAGGGFRPGGGGPVGAGAPGRPGGGGRGRGGGAAGAFGRPGGRPTRGRKSKKQRRQEFDNLSAPQMSSGAPRGQGQEVRLSRGASLSDFADKINANPGSLVQEMFNLGEMVTATQSCSDDTLLLLGEHLGFDVQIVSPEDEDRELLSRFNIDLDAEIAEDRLVTRPPVVTVMGHVDHGKTKLLDAIRKTNVVAGEAGGITQHIGAYQVVVPHQGEDRAITFIDTPGHEAFTAMRARGAQVTDIVILVVAADDGVMPQTVEALNHAKAAEVPIVVAVNKVDKPDANPDKVRQQLTDYGLLAEEYGGDTMFVNVAAKPGIGIEDLLEAVLLTADASLELTAPIDGPAQGVAVEAHLDKGRGAVATVLVQKGTLRAGDSIVAGGAHGRVRAMLDENGNQVSEAGPARPVLVLGLTSVPGAGDTFLAAEDDRTVRQIAEQRQARRRAASFANSKGKATLETLMEQLKEGEKTSLTLVLKGDGSGSVEALEDALFKIEIPDEVQLKVIHRGVGAITESDVNLASASSDQTATIIGFNVRASNKVKEMADRAGVEIRYYSVIYQAIEEIEAALKGLLKPEYEEVELGSAEIREVFRSSKIGLIAGCLVRSGLIRRNAKARILREGTVVADNVTISSLKRFKDDATEVREGFECGLTLAGFGSPQPGDVIETFEMREKVRA from the coding sequence GTGCCAGGCAAGGCCCGCGTTCACGAGCTCGCCAAAGAGCTCGGGGTCGACAGCAAGACCGTTCTCGCCAAGCTCAAAGAGATGGGCGAGTTCGTCAAATCCGCATCCAGCACGGTCGAGGCCCCGGTGGCCCGGCGACTTCGTGGTGCCCTCGACGCACAGGGCGGTGGCGCCCCTGCGGCACCCGCCGCTGCCGCGCCGAGCGCCCCGAGCGCGCCCAGCGCCCCCCGAGCCACCCCATCGACCGCGCGGCCGCAGCCGCCGCGCCGGCCCGCCGCCGCCCCGGCCGAGGGAGCGCCCACCAGCGCACCCACGTCCCCGGCGCCGTCACCCGGCTCGATGGTCCGGCCCAAGCCGCCGGTTCCCGTCCGACCGAGCCCCACGCCCGGTCCGGTCGCCAAGCCGGCGAGTGCCCATGACATCGAGGTGGCGGCCGCCGAGGCGCGCGCCTCGGCGCTGAAGGCCGAGCAGGAGGCCGCCGTCAAGGCGGCACAGGCTGCTCGCCAGCGCGACACCGAGCGCCGGGCGCAGCAGCCTCCGGCCGACGGGACCTCCCGTCCGCGGCCCCCGGGCCCGGGCACGGTTCCGCCGCGTCCCGGTTCGCCAGCGGCTACGCGTCCCGGAGCCCCGGGCGCGCCGACCACCGGTCGGCCCGGTCCGGGTGGCGCACCGCGCCCGCCGGCCCGCAGCCCCGGTAACAACCCGTTCGGCGTCTCCGGTGGCGCACAGCGTCCGACCCCGTCGGCGATGCCCCGGCCCAACCAGCCCGGCATGCCGCCGCGGCCGAGCCCTGCCTCGATGCCGCCGCGTCCCAGCCCCGCGTCCATGCCCGCACAGCGCCCCGCCGGTCCCGGCGGCGGTCGTGGCGGTCCCGGCGGCGGCGCAGGCCGTCCCGGCGGCCCCGGTGGCGGTCGTGGCGGTCCCGGTGGCGGCGCAGGTGGCGGCTTCCGTCCCGGTGGCGCCGGTGGCGCCGGCGGTGGCGGTGGTTACCGCGGCGGTCCCGGCGGTGGCGCCGGCGGCGGTGGCGGTTACCGCGGCGGTCCCGGCGGCGGTGGCGGTGGCGCCGGTGGCGGCTTCCGTCCCGGTGGCGGCGGCCCGGTCGGTGCCGGTGCTCCCGGTCGTCCGGGTGGTGGCGGTCGCGGTCGTGGCGGCGGTGCCGCGGGTGCCTTCGGGCGTCCCGGTGGCCGGCCGACGCGTGGCCGCAAGTCGAAGAAGCAGCGGCGTCAGGAGTTCGACAACCTGTCGGCTCCGCAGATGTCGTCGGGTGCGCCCCGCGGCCAGGGCCAGGAGGTCCGGCTGTCGCGTGGTGCGTCCCTCTCCGACTTCGCCGACAAGATCAACGCCAACCCCGGCTCGCTGGTCCAGGAGATGTTCAACCTGGGCGAGATGGTGACGGCGACGCAGTCGTGCTCTGACGACACGTTGCTGCTGCTGGGCGAGCACCTGGGCTTCGACGTGCAGATCGTCAGCCCCGAGGACGAGGACCGCGAGCTGTTGTCGCGGTTCAACATCGACCTCGACGCCGAGATCGCCGAGGACCGCCTCGTCACCCGTCCGCCGGTCGTGACCGTCATGGGTCACGTCGACCACGGTAAGACGAAGCTGCTCGACGCGATCCGCAAGACCAACGTGGTCGCCGGCGAGGCGGGTGGCATCACCCAGCACATCGGCGCCTACCAGGTCGTCGTCCCGCACCAGGGCGAAGACCGCGCGATCACCTTCATCGACACCCCGGGCCACGAGGCGTTCACCGCCATGCGTGCCCGTGGTGCCCAGGTGACGGACATCGTGATCCTCGTGGTCGCGGCCGACGACGGCGTCATGCCGCAGACGGTCGAGGCGTTGAACCACGCCAAGGCGGCCGAGGTGCCGATCGTGGTCGCGGTCAACAAGGTCGACAAGCCGGACGCCAACCCGGACAAGGTCCGCCAGCAGCTGACGGACTACGGCCTGCTCGCCGAGGAGTACGGCGGCGACACGATGTTCGTGAACGTGGCCGCCAAGCCCGGTATCGGCATCGAGGACCTGCTCGAGGCCGTGCTGCTGACCGCCGACGCGTCGCTGGAGCTCACCGCTCCGATCGACGGGCCGGCGCAGGGTGTCGCGGTCGAGGCCCACCTCGACAAGGGCCGGGGCGCGGTTGCCACGGTTCTGGTCCAGAAGGGCACGCTGCGTGCCGGCGACTCGATCGTGGCGGGTGGCGCGCATGGTCGCGTCCGCGCCATGCTCGACGAGAACGGCAACCAGGTCAGCGAGGCGGGCCCGGCCCGTCCGGTCCTGGTCCTGGGCCTGACGTCGGTGCCTGGCGCCGGCGACACGTTCCTGGCGGCCGAGGACGACCGCACGGTCCGGCAGATCGCCGAGCAGCGGCAGGCACGCCGCCGTGCGGCGAGCTTCGCGAACTCGAAGGGCAAGGCCACGCTCGAGACGCTCATGGAGCAGCTCAAGGAGGGCGAGAAGACCTCGCTCACCCTGGTGCTCAAGGGCGACGGTTCGGGTTCGGTCGAGGCGCTCGAGGACGCGCTGTTCAAGATCGAGATTCCGGACGAGGTGCAGCTCAAGGTCATCCACCGCGGCGTCGGTGCGATCACCGAGAGCGACGTCAACCTGGCGTCGGCTTCCTCGGACCAGACCGCAACGATCATCGGCTTCAATGTCCGGGCCAGCAACAAGGTCAAGGAGATGGCCGACCGCGCCGGCGTGGAGATCCGCTACTACAGCGTGATCTACCAGGCCATCGAGGAGATCGAGGCGGCGCTCAAGGGCCTGCTCAAGCCGGAGTACGAGGAGGTCGAGCTGGGCTCCGCGGAGATCCGCGAGGTGTTCCGTTCGTCCAAGATCGGTCTCATCGCCGGCTGTCTGGTCCGCTCCGGTCTCATCCGCCGCAACGCCAAGGCGCGCATCCTGCGCGAGGGCACCGTGGTGGCGGACAACGTCACGATCAGCTCGCTGAAGCGGTTCAAGGACGACGCCACCGAGGTCCGCGAGGGCTTCGAGTGTGGTCTCACCTTGGCCGGTTTCGGGTCGCCGCAGCCCGGCGACGTGATCGAGACCTTCGAGATGCGTGAGAAGGTGCGGGCCTAA
- a CDS encoding MATE family efflux transporter yields the protein MSPPAAVDERTLTRRIVALALPALVVLAAEPLYVLVDTAVVGHLGRVPLAAVAVGGTVMSVAVWFGTLMAYGTTGRAARRFGAGDRAAAVAEGAQATWLALAVGVLLVLLAQLFADPIARALAGDPATAEAAAGWLRIAALGAPGLLLAAAGNGWMRGVQDTRRPLIFVLGANVLSAVLCPLLVYTAGWGLTGSAVANVVAQSLSGGLFLLALLRQRAPLRPSPAIIVRQLVLGRDLLIRGAAFQACWLSATAVAARFGVAALGAHQIGLQLWFFCALALDAVAIAAQSLVGAALGASDGAGARAVARRVTAVGAVAGLAFAALAAAGAGVVPSLFTGDPAVLEQAAIVWPWFVGMLPFAGVVYALDGVLIGAGDVGFLRTMTLAAALFGFLPAIWLAYALDWGLAGVWCGLALFMLIRLVFIVIRWRGTHWTVLGVTR from the coding sequence ATGAGCCCGCCCGCCGCGGTTGACGAGCGCACGCTGACGCGGCGGATCGTCGCCCTCGCCCTCCCGGCCCTGGTCGTGCTGGCCGCCGAGCCGCTGTATGTGCTTGTCGACACGGCGGTGGTCGGCCATCTCGGCCGCGTACCGCTGGCCGCTGTCGCCGTCGGCGGCACCGTGATGTCGGTCGCCGTGTGGTTCGGCACGCTGATGGCCTACGGCACCACCGGCCGGGCCGCCCGCCGCTTCGGCGCGGGAGACCGTGCCGCCGCCGTCGCCGAGGGCGCGCAGGCCACCTGGCTGGCCCTTGCCGTCGGTGTGCTGCTGGTGCTGCTCGCGCAGCTCTTCGCGGACCCGATCGCCCGGGCGCTGGCCGGCGATCCGGCGACCGCCGAGGCCGCCGCCGGCTGGCTGCGCATCGCGGCCCTCGGCGCGCCGGGCCTGCTGCTGGCGGCGGCCGGCAACGGCTGGATGCGCGGGGTGCAGGACACCCGGCGTCCGCTGATCTTCGTGCTCGGCGCGAACGTGCTCTCCGCGGTGCTCTGCCCGCTGCTCGTCTACACCGCCGGCTGGGGCCTGACCGGCTCCGCGGTCGCGAACGTGGTGGCGCAGTCGCTCTCCGGCGGCCTCTTCCTCCTGGCGCTTCTGCGCCAGCGGGCGCCGCTGCGGCCCAGCCCCGCGATCATCGTGCGCCAGCTCGTTCTGGGCCGGGACCTGCTGATCCGCGGCGCGGCGTTCCAGGCCTGCTGGCTGTCGGCCACGGCGGTGGCGGCCCGCTTCGGTGTCGCGGCGCTCGGCGCCCACCAGATCGGCCTTCAGCTCTGGTTCTTCTGCGCCCTGGCGCTGGACGCGGTGGCGATCGCGGCCCAGTCGCTGGTCGGCGCGGCGCTGGGCGCGAGCGACGGTGCCGGCGCCCGCGCGGTCGCCCGCCGGGTGACCGCGGTCGGTGCGGTGGCGGGGCTGGCCTTCGCCGCGCTGGCGGCGGCGGGCGCGGGCGTGGTGCCGAGCCTGTTCACCGGCGACCCGGCGGTGCTGGAGCAGGCGGCGATCGTCTGGCCGTGGTTCGTCGGCATGCTGCCGTTCGCCGGGGTCGTCTACGCGCTGGACGGCGTGCTGATCGGCGCGGGGGACGTGGGGTTCCTGCGCACGATGACGCTGGCGGCGGCCCTGTTCGGCTTCCTGCCGGCGATCTGGCTGGCCTACGCCCTGGACTGGGGCCTGGCCGGCGTCTGGTGCGGCCTGGCGCTGTTCATGCTGATCAGGCTGGTCTTCATCGTCATCCGCTGGCGCGGCACCCACTGGACCGTACTGGGCGTGACCCGCTGA
- a CDS encoding response regulator, whose product MTAANPRILLVEDEELNRTLVKAVLSRAGIAAVREAEVLDASSIAAAREQLNTEDVDLVLLDMNLPDGNGLTLASELAAGTVATGRRRPTVVAVTASVLPQDRAAALQAGCDGFLDKPYAAADLVATVAEHLSHRP is encoded by the coding sequence GTGACGGCAGCGAACCCGCGCATCCTGCTGGTCGAGGACGAGGAGCTGAACAGGACCCTGGTGAAGGCGGTGCTCTCCCGGGCCGGGATCGCCGCGGTCCGCGAGGCGGAGGTGCTGGACGCCTCCTCGATCGCCGCCGCGCGCGAACAGCTCAACACCGAGGACGTCGACCTGGTCCTGCTCGACATGAACCTGCCGGACGGCAACGGCCTGACCCTGGCCAGCGAGCTGGCGGCGGGCACGGTGGCGACGGGCCGCCGCCGGCCGACGGTGGTCGCGGTCACCGCGAGCGTGCTGCCCCAGGACCGCGCGGCGGCGCTCCAGGCCGGGTGCGACGGCTTCCTGGACAAGCCGTACGCGGCGGCGGACCTGGTGGCGACCGTCGCCGAGCACCTCTCCCACCGCCCTTAG
- the nusA gene encoding transcription termination factor NusA, producing MNIDLAALRALEREREIPFETILAAIETALLTAYRHTDGAEGHARVEIDRKNGAAQVFAQELDADGTVVREWDDTPHDFGRIAAMTAKQVILQRLREATDEVHFGEYAGRDGDLVTGIVQADAARAEKGIVIVDLGKLEAVLPQAEQVPGETYEHGARIRCVVVHVAKGFRGPQITLSRTHPALVKKLFALEVPEIADGTVEIAAIAREAGHRTKIAVHSRVTGVNAKGACIGPMGQRVRAVMSELHGEKIDIIDYSENPAHFVGNALSPAKALRVEVVDAATRTARVTVPDFQLSLAIGREGQNARLAARLTGWRIDIRPDNDPDPAVERDAAETGS from the coding sequence ATGAACATCGACCTCGCGGCGCTGCGCGCCCTGGAGCGCGAGCGGGAGATCCCGTTCGAGACGATCCTCGCGGCGATCGAGACGGCGCTGCTGACCGCATACCGGCACACGGACGGGGCCGAGGGCCACGCCCGGGTGGAGATCGACCGCAAGAACGGCGCAGCCCAGGTCTTCGCACAGGAGCTGGACGCCGACGGCACGGTGGTACGTGAGTGGGACGACACACCGCACGACTTCGGCCGCATCGCCGCGATGACCGCCAAGCAGGTCATCCTCCAGCGGCTGCGCGAGGCCACCGACGAGGTGCACTTCGGCGAGTACGCGGGCCGGGACGGTGACCTGGTCACCGGCATCGTGCAGGCCGACGCCGCCCGCGCCGAGAAGGGCATCGTCATCGTCGACCTCGGCAAGCTCGAGGCGGTCCTGCCGCAGGCCGAGCAGGTGCCGGGCGAGACATACGAGCACGGTGCCCGGATCCGCTGCGTCGTGGTGCACGTCGCGAAGGGCTTCCGCGGACCGCAGATCACCCTGTCGCGCACCCACCCGGCGCTGGTGAAGAAGCTCTTCGCCCTCGAGGTGCCGGAGATCGCCGACGGCACGGTGGAGATCGCCGCGATCGCACGTGAGGCAGGTCACCGTACGAAGATCGCGGTGCATTCGCGGGTGACCGGCGTCAACGCGAAGGGCGCCTGCATCGGCCCGATGGGCCAGCGCGTCCGGGCCGTCATGAGCGAGCTGCACGGCGAGAAGATCGATATCATCGACTACTCGGAGAACCCGGCGCACTTCGTCGGCAACGCTCTCTCGCCGGCCAAGGCGCTGCGGGTCGAGGTGGTCGACGCGGCCACCCGGACCGCCCGGGTGACCGTTCCGGACTTCCAGCTCTCCCTCGCGATCGGGCGGGAAGGTCAGAACGCCCGGCTGGCCGCGCGGCTGACCGGCTGGCGCATCGACATCCGCCCGGACAACGACCCGGACCCGGCCGTGGAGCGCGATGCCGCAGAGACCGGAAGCTGA
- the truB gene encoding tRNA pseudouridine(55) synthase TruB → MNTDGLIVVDKPAGMTSHDVVARVRRLARTRRVGHGGTLDPMATGVLIIGVNRATRLLTYVIGSSKSYTATIRLGQSTVTDDAEGDVTATVPAAGVTDDGIRAGLGAQTGEIDQVPSAVSAIKVNGQRAYKRVRDGEEVELAARRVTVSRLDVLDIRREADVVDVDVDVTCSSGTYIRAIARDLGRALGVGGHLTALRRTAVGGLSLAEAATLAELEERAPDVIGLPMADAARRAFPQRAADAEEARVLSHGGPLEPVGIEGPYAVFDAAGEVLAIVSERDGKARAEIVLAPA, encoded by the coding sequence ATCAATACAGACGGGCTCATCGTCGTGGACAAGCCGGCCGGGATGACCTCGCACGACGTTGTCGCGCGGGTGCGCCGGCTGGCCAGGACCCGGCGGGTCGGGCACGGCGGCACGCTCGACCCGATGGCCACCGGGGTGCTCATCATCGGCGTCAACCGGGCGACCCGGCTGCTCACCTACGTGATCGGTTCGAGCAAGAGCTACACCGCCACGATCCGGCTCGGGCAGTCCACCGTCACCGACGACGCCGAGGGCGACGTCACCGCGACCGTCCCGGCCGCCGGGGTCACCGACGACGGGATCCGGGCCGGCCTCGGCGCGCAGACGGGCGAGATCGACCAGGTGCCCAGCGCGGTCAGCGCCATCAAGGTCAACGGGCAGCGGGCGTACAAGCGGGTCCGCGACGGCGAGGAGGTCGAGCTGGCCGCGCGCCGGGTCACCGTCTCGCGGCTCGACGTGCTCGACATCCGGCGGGAGGCCGACGTCGTCGACGTCGACGTCGACGTGACCTGTTCGAGCGGCACCTACATCCGGGCCATCGCCCGGGACCTCGGCCGCGCGCTCGGCGTCGGCGGCCACCTCACCGCGCTGCGGCGTACGGCCGTCGGCGGCCTGTCGCTCGCGGAGGCGGCCACGCTGGCGGAGCTGGAGGAGCGCGCCCCCGACGTGATCGGCCTGCCGATGGCCGACGCGGCCCGGCGCGCCTTTCCGCAGCGCGCGGCGGACGCGGAGGAGGCGCGGGTGCTCAGCCACGGCGGCCCGCTCGAACCGGTGGGCATCGAGGGGCCGTACGCGGTCTTCGACGCCGCCGGTGAGGTGCTCGCGATCGTCTCGGAGCGCGACGGCAAGGCCCGCGCCGAGATCGTCCTCGCACCCGCCTAG
- a CDS encoding TRM11 family SAM-dependent methyltransferase, which produces MSRYALLLAPSANRVYADQAGRLSRAELAAFRPVLSGDVTDVGAEAIGGVEYLTFDADLQPRDVAYLSNMSAAYALFERAGDDLLRPVELTPLARYDSDLITIPKYAGKTNEQFTKLLLNLTLLASKSASRMLDGHLVVGDPLAGRGTTLNQALMYGYDAVGVEIDGKDVEAYKLFLQTWLKRKRLKHTAELVPVRRQGRRAARRLEITMAASKEDHKAGVVQRLTVLNADTTALDGLIRANTVDVLVADLPYGVAHGSYDDEGGMSRRPLDLLERAVPQWLALLRPGGAIGLSWNTKVARRELAEDILLANGLDLVVHEELSHRVDQGIERDVVVARKRG; this is translated from the coding sequence ATGTCTCGCTATGCCTTGCTGCTCGCGCCCTCCGCCAACCGTGTGTACGCCGATCAGGCCGGCCGCCTCTCCCGGGCCGAGCTGGCCGCGTTCCGGCCGGTGCTCTCCGGGGACGTCACCGATGTCGGCGCCGAGGCGATCGGCGGGGTGGAGTACCTGACCTTCGACGCCGACCTGCAGCCTCGCGACGTCGCCTACCTGTCGAACATGTCGGCGGCGTACGCCCTCTTCGAGCGGGCCGGCGACGACCTGCTGCGCCCGGTCGAGCTCACCCCGCTGGCCCGCTACGACAGCGACCTGATCACCATTCCGAAGTACGCCGGCAAGACCAACGAGCAGTTCACCAAGCTGCTGCTCAACCTCACGCTGCTGGCCTCGAAGTCCGCGTCGCGGATGCTCGACGGCCACCTCGTCGTGGGTGACCCGCTTGCGGGCCGCGGCACCACGCTCAACCAGGCGCTCATGTACGGCTACGACGCCGTCGGCGTGGAGATCGACGGCAAGGACGTCGAGGCGTACAAGCTGTTCCTGCAGACCTGGCTGAAGCGCAAGCGCCTCAAGCACACCGCCGAGCTGGTGCCGGTACGCCGCCAGGGCCGCCGCGCCGCCCGCCGCCTGGAAATCACGATGGCCGCCAGCAAGGAGGATCACAAGGCCGGCGTGGTGCAGCGGCTGACGGTGCTCAACGCCGACACCACGGCGCTGGACGGCCTGATCCGGGCCAACACCGTCGACGTGCTGGTAGCGGACCTGCCGTACGGCGTCGCGCACGGCAGCTACGACGACGAGGGCGGGATGTCCCGCCGTCCGCTGGACCTGTTGGAGCGGGCCGTGCCGCAGTGGCTGGCGCTGCTGCGCCCCGGCGGCGCCATCGGGCTGTCCTGGAACACCAAGGTGGCCCGGCGGGAGCTCGCCGAGGACATCCTGCTCGCCAACGGCCTCGACCTCGTCGTGCACGAGGAGCTGAGCCACCGGGTCGATCAGGGCATCGAGCGCGACGTCGTGGTGGCCCGGAAAAGAGGCTGA
- a CDS encoding DUF503 domain-containing protein — protein sequence MYTETALFDLLLPGDSHSLKQKRSYVRPIIAMLRRYEVSVAEVGAHDLHGRAQIGVAVVAAEAHQARAVIDTCENQVAGRPEIELLSVKRRLHGDDD from the coding sequence ATGTATACCGAAACCGCGCTCTTCGACCTGCTCCTGCCCGGCGACTCCCACTCGCTCAAGCAGAAGCGCTCCTATGTCCGACCGATCATCGCGATGCTGCGCCGATACGAGGTCAGCGTCGCCGAGGTCGGCGCGCACGATCTGCACGGGCGGGCACAGATCGGGGTGGCCGTGGTCGCCGCCGAGGCGCACCAGGCGCGTGCGGTGATCGACACCTGTGAGAACCAGGTGGCCGGCCGCCCGGAGATCGAACTGCTCTCCGTGAAGCGGCGGCTACACGGTGACGATGACTGA
- a CDS encoding DHH family phosphoesterase has translation MTEAVAASVKPAAADWTAAVTTIRELAPTGRVLLICHVNPDGDALGSMLGFALGLRRLGVARLQATFPGEFEIPEPFAALPGLDLLVPEEQAWRDPDLVLVFDVAAESRLGGLADRLPAARATVVLDHHVSNSGFGAVNLVDGAAAATSVVVEELLGRLDVPLDVEIAECLYVALATDTGSFRFDMTTPQVHEMAARLIATGLRPGEISRRIFDSRPFGAMKLFADVLGRARLDPAAAGGHGLVWTYATLADLERHGQRPYVLDALIDPVRCVAEVDVSVVVKQQADGVWAVSMRSKGAVDVSAVAVALGGGGHRLAAGFTGHGTPDEIVSAVYGKLDNSLI, from the coding sequence GTGACCGAGGCGGTCGCCGCTTCGGTCAAGCCTGCGGCCGCCGACTGGACGGCGGCCGTCACGACGATCCGCGAGCTGGCCCCGACCGGGCGGGTCCTGCTGATCTGCCACGTCAACCCGGACGGCGACGCGCTGGGCAGCATGCTCGGCTTCGCGCTGGGGCTGCGCCGGCTCGGCGTGGCGCGGCTACAGGCGACGTTTCCCGGTGAGTTCGAGATTCCGGAGCCGTTCGCCGCGCTTCCGGGTCTCGACCTGCTGGTGCCGGAGGAGCAGGCGTGGCGGGATCCCGACCTGGTCCTGGTCTTCGACGTGGCCGCCGAGTCCCGGCTCGGCGGGCTCGCCGACCGGCTGCCGGCGGCACGGGCGACGGTCGTGCTCGACCACCACGTCTCGAACTCCGGCTTCGGCGCCGTCAACCTGGTCGACGGCGCCGCGGCCGCCACCTCCGTGGTCGTCGAGGAGCTGCTCGGCCGCCTCGACGTGCCGCTGGACGTGGAGATCGCGGAGTGCCTGTACGTCGCCCTGGCGACCGACACCGGCTCGTTCCGCTTCGACATGACCACGCCGCAGGTGCACGAGATGGCCGCCCGGCTGATCGCGACCGGGCTGCGGCCGGGTGAGATCTCCCGGCGCATCTTCGACAGCCGGCCGTTCGGCGCGATGAAGCTCTTCGCCGACGTGCTGGGCCGCGCGCGGCTCGATCCCGCGGCGGCGGGCGGGCACGGCCTGGTGTGGACCTACGCGACGCTGGCGGACCTCGAGCGGCACGGCCAGCGGCCGTACGTGCTGGACGCCCTCATCGACCCGGTCCGGTGCGTGGCCGAGGTCGACGTGTCCGTCGTGGTCAAGCAGCAGGCCGACGGCGTGTGGGCGGTGTCGATGCGCAGCAAGGGCGCGGTCGACGTGAGCGCCGTCGCGGTCGCGCTGGGCGGCGGCGGGCACCGGCTGGCGGCGGGCTTCACCGGCCACGGAACGCCCGACGAGATCGTGTCCGCCGTTTACGGCAAACTGGACAATAGTCTCATTTAG
- the rimP gene encoding ribosome maturation factor RimP, whose amino-acid sequence MTQRDRGGARAANRRSAGRGRDAVAETRTPAAPRIDLAAAGSRVRAVIEPVIAGAGFDLEDVSLSRAGRRHVVRVLVDADGGIGLDDVAAVSREISQALDAAEEAGGEVLAGEYQLEVGSPGVDRPLTQPRHWRRNVSRLVTVTVAGKSLTGRVKATDETGITLDVDGRTSEVPYADLGPGRVQIEFKRLDEAVFPDEEEPEDEPDDEDEDEDDDENGEGEER is encoded by the coding sequence ATGACGCAGCGTGATCGCGGCGGTGCCCGGGCGGCCAACCGCCGCAGTGCCGGTCGCGGACGCGATGCCGTCGCGGAGACGCGGACCCCCGCCGCTCCGCGCATCGACCTGGCGGCCGCGGGATCCCGCGTGCGCGCGGTGATCGAACCGGTCATCGCCGGCGCGGGTTTCGACCTGGAGGACGTCAGCCTGTCCCGCGCGGGCCGGCGGCACGTGGTCCGCGTGCTCGTCGACGCCGACGGCGGCATCGGCCTGGACGACGTCGCCGCGGTGTCCCGGGAGATCTCCCAGGCCCTGGACGCGGCCGAGGAGGCCGGCGGCGAGGTGCTGGCGGGCGAATACCAGCTGGAGGTCGGCTCGCCCGGCGTGGACCGGCCGCTGACCCAGCCCCGCCACTGGCGGCGCAACGTGAGCCGGCTGGTGACGGTCACCGTCGCGGGCAAATCGCTGACCGGGCGCGTGAAGGCCACCGACGAGACCGGCATCACCCTGGACGTCGACGGCAGGACCAGCGAGGTCCCGTACGCCGACCTCGGGCCCGGCCGGGTCCAGATCGAGTTCAAGCGGCTGGACGAGGCCGTCTTCCCGGACGAGGAAGAGCCGGAAGACGAGCCCGATGACGAAGATGAAGATGAAGACGACGACGAGAATGGGGAGGGCGAGGAGAGATGA